The Acanthochromis polyacanthus isolate Apoly-LR-REF ecotype Palm Island chromosome 2, KAUST_Apoly_ChrSc, whole genome shotgun sequence genome contains a region encoding:
- the saa gene encoding serum amyloid A, whose product MKLLLAGLVLLLIVEINAQLYNFPAEATQGELDMANAYDDREDANWKGSNTYNHQVAVKGAGLWTDYGHIRQPKSGHRG is encoded by the exons ATGAAGTTGCTTCTGGCTGGACTGGTTCTGCTTCTGATTGTGGAAATCAACGCTCAGCTGTACAACTTCCCTGCTGAAGCGACTCAAG GAGAGTTGGATATGGCAAATGCCTACGATGACAGGGAGGATGCCAACTGGAAAGGCTCCAATACATACAACCATCAGGTTGCAGTGAAAGGAGCAGGATTATGGACAGATTATGGACACATCAG ACAGCCAAAGAGTGGTCACAGGGGGTGA